The Solanum lycopersicum chromosome 8, SLM_r2.1 DNA segment GCTGATAGAATAGTGACTTGCATTAATATGTATACTGATTTCGAGTGGAGATCTTCTTTTCTATAACATTTCTTTtactttcaatttcaatttatatgttattatttttaatttcatgtgcattaaaaattactattttacttttatttagttttttttttaaaccaacttttcaaaaataaatatgaattaattttaccaataaacatgaattatccacttaattttttatattgattaaatatatatttttaaagctAATAACTTACAAaagtaaaatagaaataaaaaaaatattataatttatgtactaattttataaaatgataaaatattatagactaactatttatgataaaaataatatataaaaaggaaCAGAGAGAGTATCTAATAGAGACCTCACATGTGCTTTATGATTATGGAATTATTCATAAAGCAACTAAGGTGATTGGAGATTTGACGTTCAAAATTGAGTTACTTATATCTTTTTCAATGATATCCGCAAGTGGCCAAGAAGACAATATCCCAAatgtatataataaataataaatttgaaattctcAAGATTTTTCGATCAAGCTCGTCACACAAAATTTATCCAATTATACATTTTAGTATGATTTgtgaattattatattaaagtaTAAGTTAAAGGATAGTGACAGTAAGTTcccttgaaaaaaataataatgacattACTATTATATCAACAGCCTCCTATATAACATGATTTATAATCCATCTTGCATCTTCTTTCCAGATCACAAAATTGCTGGCTAAAGTTCCcttgtaaaaatataataatgacaTTACTATTGTATCAACAGCCTCCTATTTAACATGATTTGATCCATCTTGCATCTTCTTTCCAGATCACAAAATTGCTGGCTAACCAACATAATTTGTATGACTCATCAATAAATTGATCTTTGGCTGAGCTGAGGTAACACATTTTGGTTGAAGCCGTTAGTTTCTTAAAGGAATCTAACAAAAGTTGGTAATTTGAGAGTATTAGGTAGTAAGAGAGTCGAAATCTTTTAGAAGTTTAAGAATAATGATGTGTGGgtatcaaaataaaacaaaataatattgtacTATTAGGAATTCAAACTTGAAAGTCTttcattcaaaatatatatctatTACCACTGCGCCAAGTCGCCAAAGGTATAACTTTTGTTAAGAGtatcttcaattttaaatattagataCAACATAATTTTTCGACAAAGTATGTCAAAGAAATATTTAACGAGAAAGAATTGCTCCGATAATATGCACCATTCACTTCCCTTACTTCCAGCCCAAAGATTGGGAGTTTGAGTGTGCCTTCCAACCCGAAGTTTGCAACCTCGAGTGGGGGAGCTCCTTCGGAgagtgaaaagaaaaagaaggaatattttttttgttcatttcataTGTGTGCAAGTTTGTATTTTAAGTTCAATTAAGGTATAAATGAGGGATGTTTTTGGGCATAATCACATTTAGATCATAAATTCACAGAATGTGAAATAGAGATTAGcaaattaatcaacaaaaaatactaCAAATAACTAATCAATCACATCATAGATAAATGAGTTATACAAATTGCCAACAGTCCCAAACATCAAACGATTACCAGATACACACTCTGCGTTATTCAGTATGATACAAACAAAGAGCAATTTCAAGggtaaaatttattcataattaatcTTGTCTTTGCATAAACACAGATCGATGAGCAAATAGGAaaccatttatttatttcttcataATTCCCAGATGGAAAAGTAATTAAGAAATGACATTTCCAACAATTGAATACTTAGCTTCGAATTTGGTCTCCCAATCATTGAGAACAGCCATTTCTTTCTCAGATAATCCATCAAGAGATGGAGAAACATCTTCTTCATTCTTGCTCATCTTTGCAAGTGCTCTGCTTGCATCTTTTCCGGCGAACATACAGTAAGGCCCGCCGGGACCATAGAACGAATTACCGGCGCTTACATCGAAGATTCGACCTTTGATTGCAACATAAATTGGCTTTGATGGATCTGATCCGTCATATGCCTTCAGCTCATCCGCGGTTagctccatcttcactttaCTTAGgctgggtgggtgggtgggcaTCAACTAATGTGATACTTATCCTTTTCTGCTTACAAACAAAGCTAAGTTTTTTTTTGcactaaataaaaaagtagTCTTTTctccccttttattttttttgacagaaacaatagatattttattttttttaaaaaaataaaaatttatattattactttactttttactttttattcctatatttggtgtaaaatttaatgttttgaGCTTCAACCAACATCAATTTTCACACCAATTTTGGTGTGTGAATATTGTTACATTAAATTTGGCATAACACTTTTCATCATACcaaataacttttaaatattattatattatttcattataccaacttttaattaaacattatataaattgtttgttttaattaaatctcttgtatatttaattattttttatgcaatacttttataatattaatttagatataaaatttagcttcattataaattaattttttacttttttaaaaaattaaatttatgttaattctactataaattatataaactacAATTAACTTTCACAAAACTAGAGAAGAAGCGTTACATgtatatattaacttaataatgatttcactttatttttattatgtataatgtataatatttgctagcaatttatatcatttaaaagattatgatacaaaataattttaaattaaacgattataaacaaaaataatatgaattatatatgatgattattttagaaagaattttttttatgaaataagaaataataataaaataatgaagagagaaaaaaaaattctttattggTGTAAAATTTAGTGTAGTGAGTTGGAGTTGATTACACTAAATTTGGTGTTTGGGTTGGAGATGCCCTTATAACATAGTTCCTTTATCTAACGATAATTGTGCAATAatacttgttcaatttacaAAAATCTAAAGGTAACTTATATTTTGTGTCCATTTTACCCTTGCAATTAAATACTATTTATCATCTAAACATTCTCAAAACATTAAACTTAATAAAGTTAAAagataatatagtaatattatctctattatattatttcataagaAATTGTGTCAAGTCAATAACAAATAACTATTGTTAGATAGAGAGAGTTCCTATCATTCTCTCTCCACTATACTAAAGCAAATGAGAAGACTTAAATTTATCTCCTTAGATACTTGTATAGCTACTATATTTTGCTAatgatttcttttgatttatggAGGCTGCAAAATTGTTGCAACATTATCGAATGAAGTTAAGGTATAGGAAAGAAACTTGCAGGTTCCCACTAGAAGTTTGGCAGAGATGAAATTCACACATATCGCTACCTTTCA contains these protein-coding regions:
- the LOC101265565 gene encoding probable steroid-binding protein 3, with amino-acid sequence MPTHPPSLSKVKMELTADELKAYDGSDPSKPIYVAIKGRIFDVSAGNSFYGPGGPYCMFAGKDASRALAKMSKNEEDVSPSLDGLSEKEMAVLNDWETKFEAKYSIVGNVIS